The sequence ATCTGGCCAGACTTCGTCCACTTCGCCGAAGCCATGCCCGGCGTCCTGCGTGTGGAAGTCAGCTCCAGCCTCACCAGCCCCGAAGGCCCCAGCGAGTTCTACAAGATTCACGAGTTCTACTTCGACAACAAGGCGGCCATGGACAAGGCCATGATGTCCGAGAAGGGCGTGCGGGCCGGGAACGTTTTGCAAGTGTTGGAACTTCAAATTTTTTTAAATAAAAATGTTAAATTATTCTATAATTGTGCAAGTACATAAACGTATTAAAATTCATTTTTAATCAAAAAAAAGAAGTCTAGA comes from Chloroflexota bacterium and encodes:
- a CDS encoding EthD family reductase, whose translation is MYKLTILFRHPADLGKFEEIWPDFVHFAEAMPGVLRVEVSSSLTSPEGPSEFYKIHEFYFDNKAAMDKAMMSEKGVRAGNVLQVLELQIFLNKNVKLFYNCAST